In Trachemys scripta elegans isolate TJP31775 chromosome 10, CAS_Tse_1.0, whole genome shotgun sequence, the sequence CTATAAATGTTTTCTGCACTATATGCAAGGCTGGCAGTAAGAAGGGGGACATAGTTCTGCTACACAACTTTCCTCTCATGTACAGATGAGAAACTCTTCAGTAATTCTGACCTTTAGTTGAAAGGGACTACTAGATCCAGacattttttcagttaaaattgCTACCCATCTGACATCAACACAGCATTAAGTATAACTATATAAAAGCCCCAGGGTTGGTACACTCCTAGGACTTTTGCTTCCAATGAGTCAATAGGAGACCAAATGTATTACTGAGATGATATGTTGACTATACACTATATAAGGAAGCTGGCCTCAATGAAACATGCTTGAAATACTCTCCAATAcaggagttcccaaactgtggtgtgtAGAGCACGTGCTGGTAGGTACATGAAGAGCTGGCTAGTCATGTGGTGCTGgctccttctcttctgcagtttgCTAATCACATAAATAACTAAAAATGCTTTCCCAGTCTTACTTTTCCATATAAACAACAGCTGAAATTGTGATTGTGAACAGGGTGGGGAGTTGGCCCCGCTCTGATCCATGTATCTGCAGTGACAAGCTGTGGCAGGAGTCCTGAATTCCTGCTTTCATAGAGGAGCGATATTGCAAGCTActgtggggatggagggaagagagagagtggACCAAGCACAGTAAGGAAGATCAGCTTGTCCATCACTTTGTTCTGACACAAAGGAGCTCATGTTTGCTGCCTTGGGTATGAATCACATTTAGCCAGGTTACAGGATTAGAAAATACTACCATTTCAATCTTCAGCAGTTGTAAGTccatgtagctccactgatgtcaatggaactatgcttaTTTACGCCAGCCACACAATTCAGCACAGTTAACGTTACTGCTGGAATGCTGAAGTGTGCATTTGCTGACTTACAGTGCATGAATCCAGAGTCACTGTATATAAGTATTCCTATGTTCTTAACCTCTTATTATATGAAAGTAATCTAATTAGTTGAACTGCCTATCTTTTTTTTCCACCCTGGTTTATTTTTGCAGTGCAGTTGGGGACTTCCAAGTTGATGACAAGACAAAAGCCTTATTGAAATACACAGGAGAAGTGACCTGGATACCTccagctatttttaaaagttcatgtAAAATAGATGTAACCTACTTTCCATTTGACTACCAAAACTGCACCATGAAGTTTGGTTCCTGGTCTTATGATAAAGCTAAAATTGACTTAGTTTTAATTGGCTCTACAATGAACCTCAAAGACTACTGGGAGAGTGGAGAATGGGCTATTATTAAAGCTCCTGGATATAAACATGACATTAAGTACAACTGTTGTGAAGAGATATATCCAGATATCACCTATTCTCTTTATATTAGGCGCCTGCCTTTATTTTATACCATCAACATGATTATCCCATGTCTGTTGATTTCTTTCTTAACTGTTTTGGTGTTCTACTTGCCTTCAGACTGTGGTGAGAAGGTGACACTATGCATATCAGTCCTTTTATCCTTAACTGTATTTCTCCTAGTGATCACAGAGACCATCCCTTCTACCTCTTTGGTGATCCCACTTATTGGAGAATACCTCCTCTTCACCATGATATTTGTAACTCTTTCCATTGTCATTACTGTGTTTGTACTTAATGTACACTATAGAACACCGAAGACACACACAATGCCTGAGTGGGTGAAGACCATTTTCTTGAACTTACTTCCCAAGATCATGTTTATGACCAGGCCTGCCAGTGATGAAGAGAATAATCAGAAGCCAaagccactttacagtgctgaactCTCAGAGTTAAATTGCTTCAGCAGCTCTGAAACCAAATGCTGCAAAGATGGCTTTATATGTCAAGATATAACATGCAGCTGTTGTCAGTATCAACGAATAAAGttttctgacttcagtggcaatCTTACAAGGAGTACAAGCTATGACTCGGTAGATGCTCTGCTTTCGTTTTCAGTTTTGTCACCAGAAATGAGAGATGCCATTGAAAGTGTCAAATACATTGCAGAGAATATGAAAATGCAGAATGAAGCCAAAGAGGTAAGAATAATTTTCAGCATTAGTTACTGAGGCTACAGGCACTATTTACCATGAGTGTTggagtgtgttttttgtttgtttgtaggaaTAAACATCCCAGATGCCTTTCATAAAAACATTGCAGAACAATTCACAATTTCTCGATACAAATAACCCACATTGTTTACATTACAAGTGTATGGAGCCATGAATCACCCAGTGGATTGAAATTCATATTGGGGAAACACGGTGTTGCACTGAACTCCTTTTACTGCCAATGCCAACCCATCTGCTAAAGTGGAATCTATTATATTAACTCTTTTGGAGGGAGGAACAAGCACAAGATTTGCCATCAGAATGAGAACTTGGGAAATCCTAGCACAGCAGTTAGCTccctgtgtgcccttgggcaagtcaccactGCCATAAAATGCATATTTACTTACCTGGCTCACAGAAGTAGTGAGGCtttcccaggggtgaaagtaacttaaaggatttaccggtacgccggagtcctcagcggggggcgtggcctcaatcggaagaggtggggcctttaaatcacccctgagcTACCAGctacagaggcagctgggagccctggggcaaaTGTGCCCAAGTGACTTTTGAAAGTGCTCCCTCTATAGAGTCTCTTTCACCTTCAAATTTCTGTGCCCACGGAAGAGGGGCCATATGTCCCCTGTGTGTTTAGTGAAAGGGACAGTTCTATTATCTTAAAATAGTGTTACAAAGTCGGGATTAATTTAGAAAGATAGCTTCTGCAACTCATGCAAAGCAAGTTTCAGCCATAATGAATCAAACCATTGGGAGGACGAAGAGATAGTAGTTAATTCTGCACTGTTTTTGGCCTTACTACAGATGGATGAATGATGGATGAATTTCTGCTAACTCAAAAGCCAGGTTGGAAGTTGTGTTCATATGAAAGAAGAAACATTCTGTACATGGAAGAGCTCCCATGTACATTTTTGCTGAACACAGAAAAGAGTTCTGATATTACCAAACAATTTACTGATCAGTAAACTTTACCTTTATCAGAACATACTTGCTTCATGtcttatttgtctgtgtttatatTTTTCAGATTCAGGATGATTGGAAGTATGTTGCCATGGTAATTGATCGCATTTTTCTGTGGGTTTTTATTCTGGTATGTATTCTAGGAACAGCGGGATTGTTCTTACAACCATTGATGGCTGGAGATGAAATGTAGACATTCAAAATACTCTGTTGTAAAAGAAATTTGTTTGCTAACCAAACATTTTATGCTCTTTTAGTTACTTTAGCTGCTTCTGTATATAATGTTTTATTAGTAGAATAAAAGATGTCGCTAGGCTTATTAAGCTTCACCCAGCAAAGCTTCGTTATAAATGTGAAAAGCTTTAACTGATATTAAAATGTCATGACCGCCAATCTGAAGGTAATATTCTCCAGGCTATTGCCAGATATCCCTTAcaagagctggagaaaatgcaAGTAGCATATAAAAATTCACAGAAGTGTTTGTTAAACAGCATTTATAATATAGACATGTCCAACAGAAATTGGAAATCACAGCATTTCCACAGGAATGTTTAGAGGACTGACAGAAGGCTGAAGAATTTGGGTTACCTGACCTACTTCCAACACTCATGTCCAGTGCTACATCCTCCAGGATGCGACATGCTTCAGTACAATTCTTCTGGGAGCAAGATCACAACTAGTGCCAGAAAGCCACTCCAGTATACAGCCATTTAGAAACTGTAGCTCTCGAATTGCTGTACTAATATGTAACTTGTTGGTATATGATGTACCCATTATTATGCCAGGTTTTGAGAGGAACAATTAGTGGGTAAGTTACTTTAGAACAAGGCCAACTCATTTATAGCTGGATAATATGTTAAGGTAGCAAAGTGGCCATCACATGATTCTGTTCACCTCCCATTTTGGAAACGGAACAAAATTGCTAGCAAAATGTCATTATTCAGATCTAATAATAtcattacacacatacacagtttaGAGGAGACAAACAGCTCACATGAAGGAATTAAGATACTACAGGATAGTTTTGTTTCATATGCTATAGACAAGTACTTTAATAAAAGGTAGGTAGATATAAAAATTTCCTGTAAAGTGTAATAGAACTGCTTCTCATACATACATCCCATATGTTTGTACCAATAACTGTAGAGATATTGGAGCATGAAGATAAATATAGTACACTAAAAGGGTTGGGGAAGGCGCTTGGTAAAAATGTGAATTGTTCTCTCTGTGCAAAATTGGAAATTTTATGGAAATGTGAACGTAGTTAtataaaatttttgaaaaataaagagaattatGTAGTTGCAAAACATATTTGTTATTCTGGTTGCATGACACTCTGTCTAGGATAACATTAGCTACTGTTTGGTGCACTCAGACCCCAATAATTCACAGAAGCACAGACCCAGGAATAGGGGATCTATTAGAAATTATTTGGTTTTAAAACACTTAGAGCAGCAATTTGAGGATGAACTGTAGAGCCCAATAATTGTGGTGAGAGCAATTTTGTCTTTCTGTAATACGTAAAAATTATGAAAGTGACTGAAAGCTTtcccccattttgaaaaaaatgttacttAAATCAGGATTGGGGTTGGGGCCCTGTTGTATTAGAACCTGACAATCAGCTCAAATGTAAATACagcataattttcatttttgtattgAAGCAAGAGGGGGAATAAACATTAGCAGCAAGGTTAGAACCAGGTATCTAGTCCATACTGTTGTTCTCATTTTCATATAACATGACTACAGTAACTAAACATGTGCCCACTGCAACTGTAAGCAGAAGCAATGAAGAAAATATGAATGTGAGAGGAGATCCAAAACAAGTTCTGTGTCACCACTCACAGGCAATGGACTAGGGTGCTGATGCACCTTAATACTAAGAAAGATAAAAGTTGAGTCATACCACAGGTCAAAGCAGATACCTTATTAGACGTCAATTTTTCAAAAGAACTATAACAACAAAGTAAGACAAGTTAATGTCTGATTACATGTAACTATATACATAAAGTAGATAAGTTAGAATCTTTTCAATCACATGTACCTGTAAATTAAAGGCCAGAAAATGGCAATGTGCGTTTTTTTCTCCTGATCGTGAGCGTAATTTATACACTCTGTAAAGCCTAGAAAGTTACTCCACAGATGACATAGGATGTGaagtaattcatagattcatagattagattctaggactggaaaggacctcgagaggtcatcgagtccagtcccctgcccgcatggcaggaccaaatactgtctagaccatccctgatagacatttatctaacctactcttaaatatctccagagatggagattccacaacttccctggattcctttaaccaccctgacagttaggaactttttcctaatgtccaacctagacctcccttgctgcagtttaaacccattgcttcttgttctatctttagaggctaaggtgaacaaattttctccctcctccttatgacacccttttaaatacctgaaaactgcgatcatgtcccctctcagtcttctcttttccaaactaaacaaacaaatgagcaactatattgaaaatgttcacaaaataaCTTTTATAAATACTAAATATGAAGTAATTCCAGACAGTATGAAAATCAGCATGACACCAgatccaaacagaaaaaaaaatgagaaaaatctaATTCCCCAACGCTGCAGCCACTACCATGTACCATTAACATCAAAGGACAGAGTGTTGTAATTTTCACAAAAGAAACCTTCACAGTAGCTAAAtagaaaaatcagtattttttctAGCTATTTAAACAAGTATTAAAGAAAGTGATTTTCTAAAATGTTCTTGTTTGGCTTACTGAATTAAACCTGCATGTGGGGGTGCTGCTATAGTGTGACATACTCAtgttaaaaacagcagtgtagaatACACAGGGAGATCTTAGATTCCAGGGCACagtatgagcataaattcaatctagttgtGTTACTGAAACCTGATGGGATGGGTTGTAAGATTGGAATGTGacaatcaatggttataacctctTAGAAAAAACTGAGTGGGCAAAAGAGGAAAGGTAATAGCACTCTTtctcaaaaatggcattaccttgtttccaagtcattgatcattcagaagaaaatgattttgaatgcataaggatcaatgtcctaacagataaagcacaagatgaagtattagttggtgtctgctacagaccagcCAATCACATGAGGGAACAGGATTACCATCTCCTTTTGCACCCATTTTTAATGTGCAGAGGGAAAAGCTGCATGATCATGGTGGACAACAGTTTGAGTGACACATGCTGGAAGTCTCATGCTGCTGGTACtcaaacatccttggaatttctaaatattatagataatAATTTCCTAACTCAATAAGTGTTGCATCCAccatgggggaattctatattagaccgcATTTTGACTGATAAAGAGGAAGTGATCATAGAACGTGATCACATTCATAATGTGtaaacagaataaaatccagaccGGTAATATCTATACTCAGTGCTTTAAAGGGGcaatttcacaaagctaaaaacaattatgagccaaatcagctagatgaatttaatcagaaaaacatGAATGATAATTGGCAATCATTTAAggacactttactagatgccccaaaagccacaattccaCAAGCAAGGAAGAAGAACATACTGGCAAAAACTGACTTGAAAttgagaggggaagtgaagggagctatacaaaaataatatataacgaatggaagaaaggggaagttgacagtaatgaatataaatcaagagctaggaattgtagaaggattgataagggaagcaaagggacacaaggcaCAATCCATGGACAGCGGAGTTAAGGACAACAGTTTTGTttacaaaaagaatcctgacaataatattggtccattactagatggaaatggtagaatcatTAATAATAacgcagaaaaggcagaagagttcaataaacatttctgttttatatttggggaaaaaacagatgatgtattcatatcatatgataacattctttccattccactagtatttcaggaggatgttaaacagcagctactaacgttagacatttttaaatcagcaggtctagataacttgcatctaagagttttTAAAGAACTAGCTTGACCATTAATActgatttttaataagtcttgaAACTTCAGGAAagctccagaagactggaagaaagctaatgttgtgccagtatttaaaaggGGCAGACTGGATGACCCCAGTAATTATACACTTTTCAGTCTGACAATGATCCCAGGCagaataatggagcagctgattcGGGAGTCTATTAATATAGAATTAAaagaggataatataattaatatcaaTCATCccaggtttatggaaaatagattctgtcaaactaacttgatatttttttggatgaaattacaagttcaattgataaaggtaatagtattgaaGTAATagacttagacttttgtaagatGTTTGTCTTGGAATCACACAACATTATGATTACAAAACTTGATCTATATAAAActaacatgacacacattaaaaggatttaaaactggctaactaatAGGTCTCCAGATGTagttgtaaacagggaatcattgaGAAGGTGTGTTTCTACTGGTGTCCTGCACAGATCTGTTCTTgtccctacactatttaacatttttatcaatgacctggaataaAACTTAAAATCATCACTAAAAGCTTGTAAAagacaaaaattggaggagtgataaataatgtaaaggacaagtcactgatgcagttatctggatcacttgataaaagCTGGGTACGTGggaacaatatatattttaatatggctaaatgtaaatgaatatatctaggaacaaagactgtaagCCATACTTACCTGATGggaaactctatcctgggaaacaggaTCTCTGaagatttgggggaagggggatggataatctgctgaacatgagctcccagtatgacgctgtggccaaaaaggctaatccGATCAGTGGAGGCATAAACAGGGGAAGCTTAGAAGACGATGGGTGCCCTCCATACTGGGGGATACCAGGTAAAGGGGAGGACGCATGACTTCCCCCTCTTCCAGCTGTtcggctgctctccctggcagccagataCAGGCAGGGAGTGGGACTGAGCCACTCCCAGATGCTGCCCAGGGAAGCGCAGCAGCTGTCTGAGACAGCGCTTGGCAGCGGTGGTGGTGGGCTGCCTCCTGGGCTTGGCTTCCAGGACAGTGGCTGAGTGAGCTGGagcccagccccccacaccctgGCATGTTCTGTGTTCAGCAGTGAGAacctggctggggagggatggtgtcaataccaagaaagggaaaattgcttttgtagtgaaccagtcactcccagtccctattcaagcccaaattgatggtgttaagtttgcaaataaattgtagctctgcagtttctctttgaggtCTGTATTGACACCTagtcatcaattattgggagtggaccacatccaccctgactgaattgaccttcaacattggttctccacttgtaaagtaACTCCCTTATCTTCATGTGCCACTATATATTAATGCTTGTATCTATAAtattcactccatgcatctgaagaagtgggtttgttACTCACAaaagcctatgcccaaataaatctgttagtctttaagatgccaccagattccttgttatttttgtggtacagactaacatggctacccctctgatacttgcgcTGCTCTAGACAGCGtcccaggcagcatggctggaAGAAGCTCCGGTTCCACCCCTTCTcttctggctctgaccctgccccttccactccccactcaggctggctgctgggggaaGGTACTCGGCccttcatcccctcccctcccacacccaaatcatctacagtagagaggttattttactgtattt encodes:
- the CHRNA3 gene encoding neuronal acetylcholine receptor subunit alpha-3 isoform X1, yielding MGSTFALFLVAAVFFFFKGCSCSEAEHRLFAALFANYNQFIRPVANVSDPAIIQFEVSMSQLVKVDEVNQIMETNLWLKHIWNDYKLKWNPEEYGGAEFIRVPSDRIWKPDIVLYNNAVGDFQVDDKTKALLKYTGEVTWIPPAIFKSSCKIDVTYFPFDYQNCTMKFGSWSYDKAKIDLVLIGSTMNLKDYWESGEWAIIKAPGYKHDIKYNCCEEIYPDITYSLYIRRLPLFYTINMIIPCLLISFLTVLVFYLPSDCGEKVTLCISVLLSLTVFLLVITETIPSTSLVIPLIGEYLLFTMIFVTLSIVITVFVLNVHYRTPKTHTMPEWVKTIFLNLLPKIMFMTRPASDEENNQKPKPLYSAELSELNCFSSSETKCCKDGFICQDITCSCCQYQRIKFSDFSGNLTRSTSYDSVDALLSFSVLSPEMRDAIESVKYIAENMKMQNEAKEIQDDWKYVAMVIDRIFLWVFILVCILGTAGLFLQPLMAGDEM
- the CHRNA3 gene encoding neuronal acetylcholine receptor subunit alpha-3 isoform X2, yielding MGSTFALFLVAAVFFFFKGCSCSEAEHRLFAALFANYNQFIRPVANVSDPAIIQFEVSMSQLVKVDEVNQIMETNLWLKHIWNDYKLKWNPEEYGGAEFIRVPSDRIWKPDIVLYNNAVGDFQVDDKTKALLKYTGEVTWIPPAIFKSSCKIDVTYFPFDYQNCTMKFGSWSYDKAKIDLVLIGSTMNLKDYWESGEWAIIKAPGYKHDIKYNCCEEIYPDITYSLYIRRLPLFYTINMIIPCLLISFLTVLVFYLPSDCGEKVTLCISVLLSLTVFLLVITETIPSTSLVIPLIGEYLLFTMIFVTLSIVITVFVLNVHYRTPKTHTMPEWVKTIFLNLLPKIMFMTRPASDEENNQKPKPLYSAELSELNCFSSSETKCCKDGFICQDITCSCCQYQRIKFSDFSGNLTRSTSYDSVDALLSFSVLSPEMRDAIESVKYIAENMKMQNEAKEMDE